A single Macadamia integrifolia cultivar HAES 741 unplaced genomic scaffold, SCU_Mint_v3 scaffold1351, whole genome shotgun sequence DNA region contains:
- the LOC122063562 gene encoding protein EARLY RESPONSIVE TO DEHYDRATION 15-like, with amino-acid sequence MAVVSGRTSTLNPDAPIFVPAAFRQVEDFSQEWWELVKTSTWFRDYWLSQHQEEESFISNSIDEDDDIANLLPDSFDLGIDEEPTLEFQMQEFVGFMEDPNESFVKGSPRNGLTNDAHEALMKNLDLLKSPKERGVKYVVEPAKYREKAPQCLSPKCSPRRIQQPR; translated from the coding sequence ATGGCTGTAGTTTCAGGAAGAACATCAACACTGAACCCAGATGCCCCTATCTTCGTCCCAGCAGCTTTTCGGCAAGTAGAGGATTTCTCCCAAGAGTGGTGGGAATTGGTAAAGACCTCTACATGGTTCCGTGACTACTGGCTATCCCAGCATCAGGAAGAGGAGAGCTTCATCAGCAACTCCATTGATGAAGACGACGACATAGCAAATTTGCTGCCAGACTCATTCGATCTTGGCATTGATGAGGAACCCACTCTGGAGTTCCAAATGCAGGAGTTTGTGGGGTTCATGGAAGATCCAAATGAATCATTTGTCAAAGGGAGCCCACGGAATGGCTTGACGAATGACGCTCATGAAGCACTGATGAAGAACCTGGACTTGTTGAAATCACCGAAGGAAAGAGGAGTGAAGTATGTGGTGGAGCCTGCAAAGTATAGGGAGAAGGCACCCCAGTGCTTAAGCCCAAAGTGCAGCCCTCGCCGCATCCAGCAGCCTCGTTAA